In Apium graveolens cultivar Ventura chromosome 10, ASM990537v1, whole genome shotgun sequence, the following are encoded in one genomic region:
- the LOC141692750 gene encoding B3 domain-containing protein At3g19184-like, with the protein MATKEKESSYEALRRKRVEENKKRMQELNLNKLAQALKPVSSVMKKPRTPRKAVDLLPVRRSNRVADLPPPSYKEVPIELLGRPRSNGGTRNLLNRVYATDKDRQYALERAIELQSGLDSESPSFVKPMLQSHVTGGFWLGLPQHFCKDHLPKYDEIMTLADEDGNEWQTKYLDRKSGLSGGWKGFSVDHDLVDGDALVFQLIKPTKFQVHIIRVNSHEDNDAPETPDISHLDNSAKRSRKRK; encoded by the exons ATGGCGACCAAGGAAAAGGAATCAAGCTACGAGGCGTTACGGAGAAAGAGAGTGGAAGAAAACAAGAAAAGAATGCAAGAGCTCAATCTCAACAAGCTGGCTCAGGCTCTAAAACCCGTCTCTTCG GTGATGAAGAAGCCTCGAACTCCACGCAAAGCTGTTGATCTATTGCCTGTCCGGAGGTCTAATCGTGTCGCTGATTTGCCGCCTCCTAGTTACAAAGAA GTTCCGATTGAACTATTGGGGAGGCCTAGGAG TAATGGTGGTACGAGGAATTTGCTGAATCGTGTATATGCCACTGACAAGGATAGACAGTATGCTTTAGAAAGAGCCATAGAACTTCAATCAGGTCTAGACTCAGAAAGTCCAAGCTTTGTTAAGCCAATGCTTCAGTCACATGTCACTGGTGGCTTTTGGCTG GGTCTTCCTCAACATTTTTGCAAGGACCACCTCCCAAAGTACGATGAGATAATGACTTTAGCTGATGAGGATGGGAATGAATGGCAAACGAAGTATCTAGATAGGAAGTCAGGACTTAGTGGAGGGTGGAAAGGCTTTTCTGTTGATCATGATTTAGTTGACGGTGATGCTTTGGTTTTTCAACTGATCAAGCCTACAAAATTTCAG GTTCATATCATAAGGGTGAATTCACATGAAGACAATGATGCTCCTGAGACTCCAGACATTTCACATTTGGACAACAGTGCCAAAAGAAGCAGGAAAA GGAAGTGA